The following are from one region of the Nostoc cf. commune SO-36 genome:
- a CDS encoding LabA-like NYN domain-containing protein — protein sequence MIITNFSKQRNEFKEPKILKAKPNWQGQNLSDSAVKGKDTKKMHDTAPDDSIFNSLNRGRVAIFIDGLNLFHTALQLGIEIDYVKLLCHLTNGSRLLRAFFYTGVDLSNEKQQGFLLWMRRNGYRVVAKELVLAAENFKKSNLNVEIAVDMITLAPYYDTAVLVSGDGDLAYAVNAVSRMGVRVEVVSLQTTTSESLIDVADCFIDLDSIKTYIQKDSNLGYSYRTPSNSNL from the coding sequence ATGATTATAACTAATTTTAGCAAACAAAGAAATGAATTTAAGGAACCTAAAATACTTAAAGCTAAACCCAATTGGCAAGGGCAAAATTTGAGTGATAGTGCTGTCAAAGGTAAAGATACTAAGAAGATGCATGATACTGCACCTGATGATTCGATTTTCAATAGCTTGAATCGTGGTCGAGTTGCTATTTTTATTGATGGCTTAAACCTATTTCATACAGCTTTACAGTTGGGTATAGAAATTGACTATGTGAAATTGCTTTGTCATTTAACTAACGGTTCTAGACTATTGCGTGCTTTCTTTTATACTGGGGTTGATCTCAGCAATGAAAAGCAACAGGGTTTTCTATTGTGGATGCGTCGTAATGGCTATCGTGTAGTGGCAAAAGAGCTTGTTCTAGCAGCAGAGAATTTCAAAAAGTCAAATCTGAACGTAGAAATTGCTGTAGACATGATCACTTTAGCTCCTTATTATGACACTGCCGTTTTAGTTAGTGGAGATGGGGACTTAGCTTACGCTGTGAACGCCGTCAGCAGAATGGGGGTTCGGGTAGAAGTGGTCAGCCTGCAAACAACGACTAGTGAAAGTTTGATTGATGTTGCTGACTGCTTCATTGATCTCGATAGTATTAAAACATACATTCAAAAAGATTCTAATCTTGGCTATAGTTATCGCACGCCTTCCAATTCAAATCTTTAA
- a CDS encoding response regulator transcription factor produces the protein MDILIVEDEPEIAHLIELSLEKEGFFCRTTRDGINALRMFQEQPPDLIILDLMIPGLDGLEVCARIRQKPGAKDPYILMLTAKGEEIDRVIGLSTGADDYMVKPFSPRELVARVRALLRRSLRQGGQHQVNRTQHFIVDVDQRTASRQMDSQEVEILDLTTLEFNLLTTFVSNPGRVWNRTQLIDKLWGDNFFGDERVVDTHVARLRKKIEPDSANPTFIKTVVGVGYKFEDPLVA, from the coding sequence ATGGATATTTTAATAGTTGAAGATGAGCCAGAAATTGCTCATTTAATTGAACTCTCTTTAGAAAAAGAAGGATTTTTTTGTCGCACTACGCGAGATGGCATCAATGCTTTGCGGATGTTTCAGGAGCAACCACCGGATTTAATCATTTTAGATTTAATGATTCCTGGTTTAGATGGGCTGGAAGTTTGTGCCCGAATTCGCCAGAAACCAGGTGCAAAAGATCCTTATATTTTGATGCTCACGGCTAAGGGTGAGGAAATTGATCGCGTCATTGGTTTATCTACTGGTGCTGATGATTACATGGTTAAACCCTTTAGCCCTAGAGAGTTGGTAGCTAGGGTACGGGCACTATTGCGGCGTAGCCTCCGCCAAGGAGGACAACATCAAGTCAATCGTACCCAACACTTTATTGTCGATGTAGACCAGCGCACTGCCAGTCGTCAGATGGATTCTCAGGAAGTTGAGATTTTGGACTTAACTACCCTAGAATTTAACTTGCTAACTACCTTTGTGAGCAATCCTGGTCGAGTTTGGAACCGCACTCAACTAATTGATAAACTTTGGGGAGATAACTTTTTTGGCGATGAACGAGTGGTAGATACTCATGTAGCTCGGTTGCGAAAAAAGATTGAGCCTGATTCGGCAAATCCTACTTTTATTAAAACTGTTGTTGGGGTTGGCTATAAATTTGAAGATCCTTTGGTAGCGTAA
- a CDS encoding fatty acid desaturase, with amino-acid sequence MTTSIINSQKLSDEPSNSDFRLKDIVKTLPRECFQQNRRKAWTQVLLSVLAVALGYYSLIITPWFLLPLAWIFTGTALTGFFVIGHDCGHRSFAKSRWVNDLVGHFFMMPLIYPFHSWRIKHNYHHTHTNKLDEDNAWHPIRPEVFEDWDKTRQSAFELFMRKRLWWVGSIGHWAVVHFDWRNFKTKDQSSIKLSVAVVVVFAAIAFPILIATTGIWGFVKFWLVPWMIYHFWMSTFTIVHHTAADVPFATANKWNEALAQLNGTIHCDYPRWVEILCHDINVHVPHHISTAIPSYNLRLAYSSIKENWEPYLHDECQFSWPLMKQITDQCQLYTTDVGYKTFNEHYAER; translated from the coding sequence ATGACTACATCAATAATTAATAGCCAGAAACTAAGTGACGAGCCTAGTAATTCCGACTTTCGGCTCAAAGATATTGTCAAAACCCTGCCACGGGAATGTTTTCAACAAAACCGTCGCAAAGCTTGGACACAAGTACTGCTCAGTGTCTTGGCGGTTGCACTGGGCTATTACAGCCTGATTATCACTCCTTGGTTTCTCTTGCCTCTAGCTTGGATTTTTACGGGCACTGCTTTAACAGGTTTTTTTGTAATTGGCCATGATTGTGGTCACAGGTCTTTTGCCAAAAGTCGTTGGGTAAATGATTTGGTGGGGCATTTCTTCATGATGCCGTTAATTTATCCCTTTCACAGTTGGCGCATTAAGCATAATTATCACCATACTCATACCAATAAACTGGATGAGGATAACGCTTGGCATCCAATCAGACCGGAAGTGTTTGAAGATTGGGATAAAACCCGGCAGTCTGCTTTTGAGTTGTTCATGCGTAAACGCCTCTGGTGGGTAGGTTCCATTGGACATTGGGCTGTGGTGCATTTTGATTGGCGGAACTTCAAAACTAAAGACCAATCGAGTATCAAGCTTTCTGTGGCAGTAGTAGTTGTGTTTGCGGCGATCGCTTTCCCAATTCTCATCGCCACAACTGGTATCTGGGGATTTGTCAAGTTTTGGCTAGTGCCCTGGATGATTTACCATTTTTGGATGAGTACTTTTACTATTGTTCACCACACTGCCGCAGATGTTCCTTTTGCGACAGCGAACAAGTGGAACGAAGCTTTAGCACAGCTAAATGGCACTATTCATTGCGATTATCCGCGCTGGGTAGAAATTTTGTGCCACGATATCAATGTTCATGTGCCTCATCATATTTCCACTGCAATTCCGTCTTATAATTTGCGGCTAGCTTACAGCAGCATCAAAGAAAATTGGGAGCCTTATCTGCATGATGAGTGTCAGTTTTCTTGGCCTTTAATGAAGCAGATTACAGACCAGTGCCAACTATACACAACTGATGTTGGCTATAAGACTTTCAACGAACATTACGCAGAGCGATAA
- a CDS encoding sensor histidine kinase: protein MKMGLRGRLFFSHLIVMIVGLASLVSISKISSPHLFILHLERLENQGFNLINVRTKLVTGFEFAWQRSTIWSVLVGSTAAGGLSYWVSRRIMQRLTEMEQITQKFAAGQMDARLPLSDIPELNRLGASFNRMAASLEGVEARRREVIGDMTHELRTPLTVVRGYLEELADGEIEASPEIYRRLAKETRRLERLVNDLQELSKAEAGYLPINIQRVNLRPLLESLVEKFTDQLLEDGPVLVLQCPSLLPPVLADIDRTEQVLVNLLGNAVHYTNEGSITIRAGTEASQLWIAVVDTGIGIAPENLPDVFERFWRADQSRDRHSGGTGIGLTISRRLIELQGGKIQVESELGVGSTFRFFLPLA from the coding sequence ATGAAGATGGGGCTGAGAGGACGCCTATTTTTCTCCCACTTAATAGTAATGATTGTAGGGTTAGCTAGTCTGGTAAGCATCAGCAAAATCTCTTCCCCTCACTTGTTTATCTTGCATTTGGAACGATTAGAAAATCAGGGGTTCAACTTAATCAATGTTCGTACTAAATTGGTTACAGGATTTGAATTTGCTTGGCAGCGAAGCACTATTTGGTCAGTCTTAGTTGGTAGCACCGCAGCTGGAGGATTGAGTTACTGGGTGTCTAGACGGATTATGCAACGCTTGACGGAGATGGAACAAATCACCCAAAAATTTGCTGCTGGTCAGATGGATGCACGATTACCTCTGTCTGACATTCCAGAACTTAATAGACTGGGTGCTAGTTTCAACCGGATGGCAGCCAGTTTAGAAGGGGTTGAAGCGCGGCGGCGAGAAGTGATTGGAGACATGACTCATGAATTACGGACTCCGTTAACAGTGGTGCGCGGTTACTTGGAAGAACTGGCTGATGGGGAAATTGAAGCGTCTCCTGAAATTTATCGGCGTTTAGCTAAAGAAACTAGACGCTTAGAACGGTTGGTGAACGATTTACAAGAATTGTCTAAGGCAGAAGCTGGTTATTTGCCAATTAATATACAACGGGTAAATCTGCGTCCGTTGTTAGAGTCATTAGTGGAGAAATTCACTGACCAGCTGTTGGAAGATGGGCCAGTTTTGGTATTGCAATGTCCATCTCTGTTGCCTCCTGTATTGGCAGATATTGACCGCACAGAACAGGTGTTGGTTAATCTGTTAGGTAACGCAGTGCATTATACAAATGAAGGTTCAATTACTATTCGTGCTGGGACTGAAGCATCTCAACTCTGGATTGCGGTTGTGGATACAGGTATTGGTATCGCTCCAGAAAATTTACCTGATGTGTTTGAGCGCTTCTGGCGAGCCGACCAATCGCGCGATCGCCATTCGGGGGGTACTGGTATTGGCTTAACTATTTCCCGACGTTTGATTGAATTACAAGGCGGCAAAATTCAGGTAGAAAGCGAGTTGGGAGTTGGCAGTACGTTTCGGTTTTTTCTGCCTTTGGCTTGA
- the rlmB gene encoding 23S rRNA (guanosine(2251)-2'-O)-methyltransferase RlmB encodes MQNKPRKVKTSGEANRGQPVKIKGKRVVTNPTRNPRKVDSNPTSVANPTRNPRKVDSDPISAANPTRNPRKIDSDPISVANPTRNPRKVDGNTISVVNPTRNPRKIDSNSSYGNSRQRNSNFSQPSVSTQPIEEDNDLIYGRHPVLSALQNQRNLNRIWITTRLRYDPSFHHFLLQAKENGTVIDEVEPKRLDHLTNGANHQGVAAQTAPYAYIELADLMEQAKSITDPVIVVADGITDPHNLGAIIRTAEAIGAQGLVIPQRRASGITSTVMKVAAGALENFAVARVVNLGRALEELKEAGFWIYGTAASGSEPVHTVNFTGPIVLVIGSEGEGLGMLTQRSCDFLVSIPLQGKTPSLNASVAAGMALYEVYRQRSLNTLHLEKLQKISLKK; translated from the coding sequence ATGCAGAATAAACCAAGAAAAGTCAAGACTTCTGGCGAAGCTAATCGTGGACAACCCGTAAAAATTAAAGGTAAACGTGTTGTTACTAATCCGACTCGTAATCCCAGGAAAGTAGATAGTAATCCTACTTCTGTTGCGAATCCGACTCGTAATCCCAGAAAAGTAGATAGCGATCCTATTTCTGCTGCGAATCCAACTCGCAATCCCAGAAAAATAGATAGCGATCCTATTTCTGTTGCGAATCCGACTCGCAATCCCAGAAAAGTAGATGGCAATACCATCTCTGTTGTTAATCCGACTCGCAATCCCAGGAAAATAGATAGCAACTCCAGCTATGGCAACTCCCGACAACGAAATAGCAACTTCTCCCAGCCGTCTGTATCTACACAACCGATAGAAGAAGATAACGATCTCATCTACGGTCGTCACCCCGTATTGAGTGCTTTGCAAAATCAGCGCAATCTCAATCGGATTTGGATTACTACCCGTTTGCGCTACGATCCCAGCTTTCACCATTTCCTCTTGCAAGCAAAGGAAAATGGCACAGTTATTGATGAGGTTGAACCCAAGCGTTTAGACCATCTTACTAACGGGGCCAATCACCAAGGTGTGGCAGCACAAACTGCTCCCTACGCCTACATCGAATTGGCGGATCTAATGGAACAAGCGAAATCTATAACCGATCCTGTAATTGTCGTGGCTGATGGAATTACTGATCCCCACAACTTGGGAGCAATTATTCGCACTGCCGAAGCAATAGGCGCTCAAGGGTTAGTTATTCCCCAAAGAAGAGCATCTGGCATCACTTCTACTGTAATGAAAGTTGCAGCAGGTGCTTTAGAAAATTTTGCTGTAGCTAGAGTTGTCAACCTCGGTCGTGCTTTAGAAGAATTAAAAGAAGCTGGCTTTTGGATTTATGGCACTGCTGCAAGTGGAAGCGAACCTGTGCATACAGTTAATTTCACTGGCCCCATCGTTTTGGTAATCGGCTCAGAAGGTGAAGGTCTGGGTATGTTAACTCAACGCTCCTGTGATTTTTTAGTATCGATTCCTCTACAGGGTAAAACTCCCAGCCTCAATGCCTCTGTAGCGGCGGGTATGGCGCTTTATGAAGTTTATCGTCAGCGATCGCTAAATACGCTGCACCTAGAAAAATTACAAAAAATTTCTTTGAAAAAATAA
- a CDS encoding alpha/beta fold hydrolase, producing MSDRHNITTATRLNVYIQGQGFPILGLHGHPGNGRSLSVFTNHLSKRYKTFAPDLRGYGKSRYNSNFDMNDHLTDLEALLDRLEIEKCLVLGWSLGGILAMELALRLPERITGLILVATAAKPRGSHPPISWQDNLYTGVAALLNYIKPSWRWNIETFGKRSLFRYLIQQHTHSTYNYIAKEAVPAYLQTSPAATRALYSAIQSGYNRLLDLQQIQCPSLVLAGEQDRHITSNSSLETAGHLQNSQWQCYPHTAHLFPWEVPQLVLSDIDRWLEEHPQVISSQ from the coding sequence ATGAGCGATCGCCACAATATTACTACTGCTACACGCCTGAATGTCTATATCCAAGGTCAAGGATTCCCCATTTTGGGCTTACATGGCCATCCTGGAAATGGTCGTAGTCTTTCTGTCTTCACCAATCATTTATCAAAACGCTATAAAACTTTTGCCCCTGATTTACGCGGATACGGCAAAAGTCGCTACAACAGCAATTTTGACATGAATGACCATTTGACTGATTTAGAAGCGCTGCTAGACCGCTTAGAGATTGAAAAGTGCCTAGTATTGGGTTGGTCACTTGGGGGCATTCTGGCAATGGAACTAGCATTACGTTTACCAGAGCGCATTACTGGGCTGATTTTGGTGGCGACAGCTGCAAAACCCCGTGGTAGTCATCCTCCTATTAGTTGGCAAGATAATTTATATACTGGCGTTGCTGCCCTATTGAACTATATAAAACCGAGTTGGCGATGGAATATTGAAACTTTTGGCAAGCGATCGCTCTTTCGTTACCTAATCCAACAACATACACATAGCACTTACAATTACATAGCTAAAGAAGCAGTACCAGCTTATTTACAAACTTCCCCTGCTGCTACTCGCGCCCTTTATAGTGCAATTCAATCGGGATACAACCGACTTCTAGATTTGCAACAAATTCAATGTCCTAGCTTAGTACTTGCTGGTGAGCAAGACCGCCACATCACATCTAATTCCAGCTTAGAAACTGCTGGACACCTGCAAAATTCTCAGTGGCAGTGCTATCCTCATACCGCCCATCTTTTTCCTTGGGAAGTCCCCCAGTTGGTTCTCAGTGACATTGATCGTTGGCTGGAAGAACATCCGCAGGTAATCAGTAGTCAATAG
- a CDS encoding fatty acid desaturase, whose protein sequence is MQLDTISFNNPLNSETSEDTTKLPFTLGDLKAAIPAECFQPNVTKSLFYFFRDILIIGLLYAVASYLDSWLFFPIFWLMQGTMFWALFVVGHDCGHQSFSKQKWLNDLIGHLSHTPILVPYHGWRISHRTHHKNTGNIDNDESWYPVTESQYKDMPLAQKIGRYYVFLLAYPVYLFKRSPNKEGSHFLPSSSLFKPSEKWDVLTSTVLLIGMVGLLGFLTYQWGWMWLLKYYAVPYLVFIVWLDLVTFLHHTEPELPWYRGEDWTFLKGAISSIDRDYGLVNHIHHDIGTHVAHHIFLNIPHYNLLKATEAIKPVMGEYFHKSEEPIWKSLWNSCISCHFVPDTGSKVYYTSKNKSAKA, encoded by the coding sequence GTGCAATTAGATACCATCAGTTTCAACAATCCTCTTAACAGTGAAACTTCTGAGGATACAACTAAATTACCTTTCACACTTGGGGATTTAAAAGCTGCAATACCTGCTGAATGCTTTCAGCCCAATGTGACAAAATCACTTTTTTACTTTTTTCGTGATATCCTGATTATCGGTCTGCTTTATGCAGTTGCTTCTTACCTGGATTCTTGGCTTTTCTTTCCGATTTTCTGGCTAATGCAAGGAACGATGTTTTGGGCTTTGTTTGTAGTCGGGCATGACTGCGGACACCAATCTTTTTCTAAGCAGAAATGGCTCAATGATTTGATTGGACATCTTTCTCACACACCAATACTTGTTCCTTATCATGGTTGGCGGATTAGTCACAGAACTCACCACAAAAATACTGGCAATATTGATAACGATGAAAGCTGGTATCCTGTGACAGAATCCCAATATAAAGATATGCCTTTAGCCCAAAAGATAGGCAGATATTATGTTTTTCTCTTGGCTTATCCTGTATATCTGTTTAAGCGTTCTCCTAATAAAGAAGGCTCCCACTTTTTACCCAGTAGTTCACTTTTCAAGCCATCAGAAAAATGGGATGTCCTCACTAGCACTGTACTTTTGATTGGCATGGTTGGTTTGCTAGGTTTCCTCACCTACCAATGGGGTTGGATGTGGTTGCTGAAATATTATGCAGTGCCCTACCTTGTATTCATAGTTTGGCTAGATTTGGTGACATTCTTGCACCATACTGAGCCAGAACTTCCTTGGTATCGTGGAGAAGATTGGACTTTCTTGAAAGGTGCAATTTCTAGTATTGACCGTGATTATGGTTTGGTTAATCATATCCATCACGATATCGGTACTCATGTTGCTCACCATATATTCCTCAATATCCCTCACTACAATTTGCTGAAGGCAACTGAGGCAATAAAACCAGTGATGGGCGAGTATTTCCATAAATCGGAAGAACCAATTTGGAAGTCATTATGGAATTCATGTATCAGTTGCCATTTTGTACCTGATACTGGTAGTAAGGTTTACTACACATCTAAGAACAAGTCAGCTAAAGCCTAA
- a CDS encoding acyl-CoA desaturase, which yields MTIATSTKPQINWVNTLFFIGLHIGALFAFVPGNFSWTAVGVGFLLYWVTGGLGVTLGFHRLVTHRSFQTPKWLEYLLVFFGTLSCQGGPIEWIGTHRIHHLHSDTDADPHDSTKGFWWSHMDWLIHYCPAHADVPRFTKDIAEDPVYQFLEKYFILIQVALGVLLLLLGGWPFVIWGIFVRIVWVYHCTWLVNSATHKFGYRSYDSGDQSTNCWWVAVLVFGEGWHNNHHAFQYSARHGLEWWEIDLTWMTVQLLQAVGLATNVKLAPTKSS from the coding sequence ATGACAATTGCTACTTCAACCAAACCTCAAATTAACTGGGTTAATACCCTGTTCTTCATTGGACTGCACATCGGCGCTTTATTTGCCTTTGTTCCTGGTAACTTTAGCTGGACGGCAGTTGGTGTGGGTTTCTTGCTGTACTGGGTAACTGGCGGCTTGGGCGTTACTCTAGGATTTCATCGCCTTGTCACCCACCGCAGTTTTCAAACTCCCAAGTGGCTAGAATATCTCCTGGTTTTCTTCGGCACACTCTCGTGTCAAGGCGGCCCAATTGAATGGATCGGGACACATCGCATTCATCATTTACACTCCGATACTGACGCTGATCCCCATGATTCTACTAAAGGCTTCTGGTGGAGCCACATGGATTGGCTGATTCATTATTGTCCCGCTCACGCTGATGTTCCTCGTTTCACCAAAGACATTGCAGAAGACCCAGTTTATCAGTTTTTAGAAAAATATTTCATTTTGATCCAGGTTGCTCTAGGCGTATTGCTTTTGCTTCTGGGTGGCTGGCCTTTTGTTATTTGGGGAATTTTTGTTCGCATTGTCTGGGTTTACCACTGCACCTGGTTGGTGAACAGCGCTACTCATAAATTTGGCTATCGGAGCTATGATTCTGGGGATCAATCGACTAATTGCTGGTGGGTAGCCGTATTAGTTTTCGGTGAAGGCTGGCATAATAACCATCATGCTTTTCAATACTCGGCTCGTCATGGGCTGGAATGGTGGGAAATCGATTTAACTTGGATGACTGTTCAATTGCTGCAAGCAGTTGGTCTGGCTACTAATGTGAAGTTGGCCCCAACAAAAAGTAGTTAG
- a CDS encoding Mini-ribonuclease 3 translates to MKSQEEELLDGQDKAPKQSLSWNQALLATTAPFQQISLSQVQNISPIALAYLGDAIYELYVRIFYLLPLQRSGIYHSLVVEQVRAETQALHLRSLIPHLRDTELEIVRRGRNAATGRPKRLNPEIYQQATSLETLIGYLYLTDYQRLTELLQILHIEKE, encoded by the coding sequence GTGAAGTCACAGGAGGAAGAGCTATTAGATGGACAAGATAAAGCTCCCAAACAGAGTTTATCTTGGAACCAAGCACTCTTGGCAACCACAGCGCCATTCCAACAGATTTCTCTCTCACAAGTGCAAAACATTTCTCCTATTGCTTTAGCATATTTGGGGGATGCAATTTATGAGTTGTATGTTAGAATTTTCTATCTGCTGCCATTGCAGCGGTCAGGAATTTACCATAGTCTGGTAGTGGAGCAGGTAAGAGCGGAAACACAAGCGCTACATTTGCGATCGCTGATTCCTCATCTCAGGGATACCGAATTAGAAATTGTCCGACGGGGTAGAAACGCCGCAACAGGACGCCCTAAGCGACTTAATCCCGAAATTTATCAACAGGCAACTAGTCTAGAAACCTTAATTGGCTACTTATATCTCACCGATTACCAGCGTCTAACCGAACTGTTGCAAATACTTCATATAGAAAAGGAGTGA
- a CDS encoding DUF1816 domain-containing protein has protein sequence MKTIWHNLKEVLINTFENLGLAWWVEIVTQNPRCTYYFGPFLSSSDATLASKGYIEDLELEGATGIVVNVKRCKPNTLTIADDLGERFDRKVQPAFGGQI, from the coding sequence ATGAAAACCATTTGGCATAACCTCAAGGAAGTGTTGATTAACACGTTCGAGAACCTCGGCTTGGCTTGGTGGGTAGAGATTGTGACGCAGAATCCCCGTTGCACGTACTACTTCGGGCCATTTCTGAGTTCTTCTGATGCAACCTTAGCAAGCAAAGGATACATAGAAGATTTGGAGCTTGAAGGAGCTACGGGAATTGTTGTAAATGTCAAGCGTTGCAAACCTAATACCTTAACAATTGCTGACGACTTGGGGGAAAGATTTGACCGCAAAGTACAGCCTGCCTTTGGCGGTCAAATTTAA
- a CDS encoding succinate--CoA ligase subunit beta: MDLLEYQVKEWFGKIGIPVLPSQRIDHPTDLKRLKIRFPIVLKSQVHGAERAKAGGVRFAQTTIDAIAAAQNIFNLPIWGELPEVVLAESQYDANQEFYLAVVLDTAVCRPVLLGCKEANIDWESAGERMHHVVVEQEFSPFYARRLALKMGLQGALMQSVSSVVQKMYQLFVQKDLDLVEINPLAVSATGQVMALNGKVRVNERSIKRHPDLAEMAAKIISRNTSTGINGILGDWDGVEMHGKIGILGNGTGSVMATLDLVANAGGNPGVCLNLRHAFLTDTKPTTFRDRLETGLKMLEADKSIQVILINFLGNIPQTEEVAEVIAKFVQQDSSELKSQIVHSNGIKSRRELKFSPLVVRLAGSEFNAARKYLTTLKTHSDALLVVENLDEAVEAAVRLAKPTVSKK; encoded by the coding sequence ATGGATTTATTAGAGTATCAAGTTAAAGAATGGTTCGGGAAAATAGGCATTCCGGTATTGCCTTCTCAACGAATTGACCATCCTACAGATTTGAAACGTTTAAAAATTCGTTTTCCAATTGTACTAAAATCTCAAGTACACGGAGCAGAACGGGCAAAAGCAGGTGGGGTCAGGTTTGCCCAAACAACTATCGATGCGATCGCAGCTGCTCAAAATATCTTTAATCTACCAATATGGGGCGAATTGCCGGAGGTTGTGCTGGCAGAATCTCAATACGATGCCAACCAGGAATTTTATCTCGCGGTGGTCTTAGATACTGCTGTCTGCCGACCAGTACTTTTAGGTTGCAAAGAAGCAAACATCGATTGGGAATCTGCTGGCGAAAGAATGCATCATGTTGTCGTGGAACAGGAATTTTCGCCATTTTATGCCCGACGACTGGCTTTGAAGATGGGTTTACAGGGGGCGCTGATGCAGTCGGTAAGTAGCGTTGTTCAGAAAATGTACCAGTTATTTGTGCAAAAAGACTTGGATTTAGTCGAAATAAATCCCTTGGCAGTCAGTGCTACTGGTCAAGTTATGGCTCTTAATGGTAAAGTCAGGGTCAATGAACGGTCAATCAAGCGTCATCCCGACCTTGCCGAGATGGCAGCAAAAATTATTAGCCGTAATACCAGTACTGGAATCAATGGTATATTGGGCGATTGGGATGGTGTAGAAATGCATGGGAAAATCGGTATTTTAGGTAATGGTACTGGTTCAGTCATGGCAACTCTGGATTTAGTCGCTAATGCTGGTGGCAATCCAGGTGTTTGCTTGAATCTACGTCATGCTTTCCTTACAGATACTAAACCAACTACCTTCCGCGATCGCCTAGAGACAGGTTTGAAAATGCTGGAGGCTGATAAAAGCATTCAAGTAATCCTAATTAACTTTCTAGGTAATATTCCTCAAACTGAGGAAGTAGCTGAAGTTATAGCCAAATTTGTGCAGCAAGACAGCAGCGAACTTAAATCACAGATTGTGCATTCTAATGGTATTAAAAGTAGGCGAGAACTGAAGTTTTCACCTTTGGTTGTCCGTCTTGCTGGTTCTGAATTTAATGCTGCTAGAAAATATTTAACAACGCTAAAAACCCACAGCGATGCATTACTTGTGGTAGAAAACTTAGATGAGGCAGTAGAAGCAGCAGTTCGTCTTGCTAAACCAACCGTTAGTAAGAAGTAG
- a CDS encoding succinate--CoA ligase subunit alpha — protein sequence MNLTPESKVLIQGFCEFISSTHVAQMQAYGTNLVAGVNPGCGGQELHGLPVFDLVEEVIEQFGTIDTTIICVDPYDVLDAALEAIASHIRQIIIITGGVPPLDMVQLLRKAEACETLVIGPNSPGIIVPGKILLGTQPSEFYTPGTVGIVSRSSTLTYEIAYELTKAGLGQSISVSIGSDAIVGSSFLQWLQILDEDETTEAIVLVGQPGGGSEEAAARYITEAIDKPVIAYIAGRLAPPGKTWRQTGTLATVIGRDPNFGTAQSKLAALKEAQVPVAERPSLIPQLLRKEIN from the coding sequence ATGAACTTAACGCCAGAGAGTAAAGTCTTAATTCAAGGCTTTTGTGAATTTATATCAAGCACTCATGTTGCTCAAATGCAAGCTTATGGCACGAATTTGGTAGCTGGTGTTAATCCTGGATGTGGCGGACAGGAACTGCATGGACTGCCAGTATTTGACTTAGTAGAAGAAGTAATAGAACAATTTGGGACAATTGACACAACAATTATCTGTGTTGACCCTTACGACGTGTTAGATGCGGCATTAGAAGCGATCGCGTCTCATATTCGCCAGATTATTATTATCACTGGTGGCGTGCCACCTTTAGATATGGTGCAATTACTCCGCAAAGCCGAAGCCTGTGAAACTTTGGTAATCGGGCCAAACAGTCCGGGGATCATTGTACCGGGAAAAATTCTCTTAGGGACTCAACCTAGCGAATTTTATACCCCTGGGACAGTGGGGATCGTCAGTCGTAGCAGCACACTCACCTACGAAATTGCCTACGAATTAACAAAAGCAGGTTTAGGGCAGTCGATTAGTGTCAGTATTGGTAGTGATGCGATCGTTGGTTCCTCCTTTCTGCAATGGCTGCAAATTCTCGATGAGGATGAAACTACAGAGGCGATCGTTTTAGTCGGTCAACCTGGTGGTGGTAGTGAAGAAGCAGCAGCGCGGTACATTACTGAGGCAATTGATAAACCAGTAATTGCCTATATTGCAGGCCGACTTGCACCACCAGGAAAAACTTGGCGACAAACCGGGACTTTAGCAACGGTTATCGGACGCGATCCTAATTTTGGCACAGCCCAAAGTAAATTAGCTGCTTTAAAAGAAGCGCAAGTTCCAGTAGCGGAACGCCCTTCTCTAATTCCCCAATTATTGAGAAAAGAGATTAACTAA